A window from Fragaria vesca subsp. vesca linkage group LG5, FraVesHawaii_1.0, whole genome shotgun sequence encodes these proteins:
- the LOC101315432 gene encoding uncharacterized protein LOC101315432 produces the protein MALSSSQALLRPSNFPLQIPTHAKAINFNLPRFPRARTRASFEGNDQSATATPLHVQEPLLSKEVEESVKVLKNAAKTRKVAAEEILSALSVLENAKLDPSGFLETLGGTESPGRTWMLIFTSEKKLKGGRYFPITAVQRFDAAGKRIENGVYFGPIGALTFEGRLSWKKRILAFVFESIRIKIGTLKPLEISLGQKDDREPSTEDPFFIWFYIDEELAVARGKQGGTAFWCRCRRVMS, from the exons ATGGCTCTGAGTTCTTCTCAAGCCCTACTCAGACCCTCAAACTTCCCTCTCCAAATTCCAACACATGCTAAAGCCATAAACTTTAATCTGCCCAGGTTTCCCAGAGCAAGAACCAGAGCATCCTTTGAAGGAAATGACCAAAGTGCCACAGCCACACCTCTGCATGTTCAGGAGCCACTGCTCAGCAAA GAAGTGGAGGAGAGTGTGAAAGTGCTGAAGAATGCTGCAAAAACAAGAAAGGTTGCAGCAGAGGAGATTCTGTCTGCTCTATCTGTGCTTGAGAATGCAAAGCTGGACCCTTCTGGGTTTCTTGAGACGCTTGGTGGGACAGAATCACCGGGGAGAACTTGGATGCTCATTTTTACTTCTGAG AAGAAACTGAAGGGTGGTAGATACTTCCCTATAACTGCTGTTCAGCGGTTCGATGCTGCT GGAAAGAGAATTGAGAATGGAGTATATTTTGGGCCAATTGGAGCCTTAACATTTGAAGGAAGGCTTTCTTGGAAGAAGAGAATACTGGCCTTTGTCTTTGAGAGCATTCGGATAAAAATTGGAACTCTGAAACCTTTGGAGATCAGTCTAGGCCAAAAGGATGACAGAGAGCCTAGCACCGAGGATCCTTTCTTTATATGGTTTTACATAGATGAAGAATTAGCAGTTGCTCGAGGCAAACAAGGGGGAACTGCTTTCTGGTGCCGCTGTCGCCGTGTAATGTCTTGA
- the LOC101297938 gene encoding probable S-adenosylmethionine-dependent methyltransferase At5g38100-like: MAAENTNIVFEAHPMKGGDGPNSYMKNSILQRGSVDAAKELLNKAIAEKLDIEIFLPSKSFHIADLGCSTGPNTFLAVENILEAVESKYQSQGLKSQIPEFLVFFNDHISNDFNMLFQSLPQNRRYHAAGVPGSFYKRVFPNASINFAYSSTAIQWLSRVPTVIEDSTSPAWNKGCIHYSNATDEVTRAYETQYSDDMESFLQARAQEIVYGGLIVLTFPGRHSDTPHSDATPNVLLQLLGSSLMDLVRKGVVSEEKVDSFNIPVYSMSPKELSDVVERNGCFSIEMVADLLVSWVEDTSSMPKLIASHIRAGMEGLLKQHFGEEILDELFDLYQKKCEDHISTIISGKAVNFLVVLKRKED, translated from the exons ATGGCTGCAGAGAATACCAATATAGTCTTTGAAGCACATCCTATGAAAGGTGGAGATGGCCCCAATAGCTATATGAAAAACTCCATTCTGCAG AGAGGTTCCGTCGATGCTGCCAAAGAACTTCTGAACAAGGCAATTGCAGAAAAGCTGGACATCGAGATATTCTTACCTTCCAAGTCTTTTCACATTGCAGATTTGGGTTGCTCTACTGGGCCAAATACTTTTTTGGCAGTTGAGAACATACTTGAAGCTGTGGAGTCCAAGTACCAAAGCCAAGGGCTGAAATCTCAGATTCCCGAATTTCTTGTGTTCTTTAATGATCATATCTCAAATGACTTTAACATGCTCTTCCAATCCCTCCCTCAGAACAGAAGATACCATGCAGCCGGTGTGCCAGGTTCTTTCTACAAGCGGGTGTTCCCGAATGCTTCCATTAACTTTGCTTACTCTTCTACTGCCATTCAATGGCTATCTAGAGTACCAACAGTAATAGAAGATAGTACTAGTCCTGCGTGGAACAAAGGATGCATTCATTATTCAAATGCCACAGATGAAGTAACAAGGGCTTATGAAACTCAATATAGTGACGACATGGAGAGCTTCCTGCAAGCCAGGGCTCAAGAGATTGTGTATGGAGGACTAATTGTACTTACCTTTCCAGGCCGCCACAGTGATACTCCTCATTCTGATGCTACGCCAAATGTGCTCTTACAGCTTTTAGGATCCTCCCTCATGGACTTGGTTAGAAAG GGAGTTGTAAGCGAAGAGAAAGTGGATTCGTTTAACATACCTGTGTATTCAATGTCTCCCAAAGAACTATCAGATGTTGTAGAAAGAAATGGATGTTTTAGCATAGAGATGGTGGCAGACTTGCTTGTTTCCTGGGTAGAGGACACTAGCTCAATGCCAAAACTGATTGCCTCTCACATTAGAGCTGGCATGGAGGGGCTCTTGAAGCAGCATTTTGGAGAGGAAATTTTAGATGAACTGTTCGACTTGTATCAGAAAAAATGTGAAGATCATATATCCACCATTATCTCAGGGAAGGCAGTTAACTTCCTTGTGGTGCTTAAACGCAAGGAAGATTGA
- the LOC101315146 gene encoding ATP synthase subunit beta, mitochondrial-like, with amino-acid sequence MFSSRKLLSTLLRSSLRRTSSAAARPPLSRSSPITRSPGYLLSCAAHYSTSSAAAVSAPPKSGTPSTTGKITDEFTGKGAIGQVCQVIGAVVDVRFQDGLPPILTALEVLDNSIRLVLEVAQHLGENMVRTIAMDGTEGLVRGQRVLNTGSPITVPVGRATLGRIMNVIGEPIDHRGEINTDHSLPIHREAPAFVEQATEQQILVTGIKVVDLLAPYQRGGKIGLFGGAGVGKTVLIMELINNVAKAHGGFSVFAGVGERTREGNDLYREMIESGVIKLGEKQSDSKCALVYGQMNEPPGARARVGLTGLTVAEHFRDAEGQDVLLFIDNIFRFTQANSEVSALLGRIPSAVGYQPTLATDLGGLQERITTTKKGSITSVQAIYVPADDLTDPAPATTFAHLDATTVLSRQISELGIYPAVDPLDSTSRMLSPHILGEEHYNTARGVQKVLQNYKNLQDIIAILGMDELSEDDKLTVARARKIQRFLSQPFHVAEVFTGAPGKYVELKESITSFQGVLDGKYDDLSEQSFYMVGGIEEVIAKAEKIAKENA; translated from the exons ATGTTCTCCTCCCGCAAGCTCCTCTCCACCCTCCTCCGCTCCTCTCTCCGCCGCACCTCCTCCGCCGCCGCTAGGCCCCCACTCTCCAGATCCTCCCCCATCACGCGCTCCCCCGGCTACCTCCTCTCATGCGCCGCTCACTACTCCACCTCATCCGCCGCCGCCGTCTCCGCGCCTCCCAAATCCGGCACGCCGTCGACGACCGGCAAGATCACCGATGAGTTTACCGGCAAAGGCGCCATCGGCCAGGTCTGCCAGGTCATCGGCGCCGTCGTCGATGTCCGGTTCCAGGACGGCTTGCCGCCGATCCTGACGGCGCTCGAGGTTTTGGATAACTCGATCCGGTTGGTGCTCGAGGTGGCTCAGCATCTCGGTGAGAATATGGTTAGGACTATCGCCATGGATGGGACTGAAGGGCTCGTTAGAGGTCAACGAGTCCTCAACACTGGCTCTCCCATCACT GTGCCTGTTGGAAGAGCAACCCTGGGCCGAATTATGAATGTTATTGGCGAGCCCATTGATCATAGGGGTGAAATAA ATACCGATCACTCTCTGCCCATCCATAGAGAAGCACCGGCCTTTGTTGAGCAGGCCACTGAGCAACAGATTCTTGTCACTGGAATCAAG GTTGTTGATCTTCTTGCTCCTTACCAAAGAGGAGGAAAGATTGGGCTCTTTGGTGGTGCTGGTGTTGGGAAGACCGTGCTTATTATGGAACTTATCAACAATGTTGCCAAAGCTCATG GTGGTTTCTCTGTGTTTGCTGGTGTGGGAGAACGTACAAGAGAGGGTAATGATTTATACCGAGAAATGATTGAAAGTGGTGTCATTAAGCTCGGAGAAAAGCAG AGTGATAGCAAGTGTGCTCTTGTATATGGTCAAATGAATGAACCTCCTGGTGCCCGTGCTCGTGTTGGGCTCACTGGGCTGACTGTGGCTGAGCATTTCCGTGACGCTGAAGGGCAAGATGTGCTACTCTTCATCGATAACATATTCCGCTTTACCCAA GCTAACTCAGAAGTGTCTGCTTTGCTCGGTCGTATCCCATCTGCTGTCGGTTACCAACCTACGTTGGCTACTGATCTTGGAGGACTTCAAGAGCGTATCACTACAACCAAGAAGGGTTCCATTACGTCTGTTCAAGCTATTTATGTACCTGCTGATGACTTGACAGATCCAGCTCCTGCAACCACTTTTGCCCATCTTGATGCCACCACTGTGCTGTCACGACAA ATATCTGAGCTTGGAATCTATCCTGCTGTCGACCCCTTGGATTCTACATCTCGCATGCTCTCACCTCATATTTTAGGAGAAGAACATTACAACACTGCTCGTGGTGTTCAGAAAGTTCTTCAAAACTATAAGAATCTGCAGGATATTATTGCAATTTTGGGTATGGATGAGCTTAGTGAAGATGACAAATTAACTGTTGCTCGTGCTCGTAAGATCCAACGTTTCTTGAGTCAACCTTTCCATGTGGCTGAAGTGTTCACGGGAGCTCCTGGAAAATATGTGGAGTTGAAAGAGAGCATTACCAGTTTCCAG GGAGTTCTGGATGGGAAGTATGATGATCTTTCTGAGCAATCGTTCTATATGGTTGGTGGAATTGAAGAAGTCATTGCCAAGGCAGAGAAGATAGCCAAGGAAAATGCTTAG
- the LOC101297354 gene encoding probable S-adenosylmethionine-dependent methyltransferase At5g37990-like, with product MECFLHARAQETVHGALMVLTIAGRPDGTPHSHASSNVTYQLLGTCLSEMAKRGVVSEDKLDAFNIPIYCMSPQELEAAVELNGCFSIESMEILPHVPTLDCVSDTAPLVALHVRAATEGQFKQHFGDEILDELFDLITILQ from the exons ATGGAGTGCTTCCTGCATGCCAGGGCACAAGAGACAGTACATGGAGCACTAATGGTGCTCACTATTGCAGGCCGACCTGATGGTACGCCTCACTCACATGCTTCATCAAACGTTACCTATCAACTTTTAGGAACTTGCCTCAGTGAAATGGCTAAGAGG GGAGTAGTTAGTGAAGATAAACTAGATGCATTTAACATTCCAATTTACTGCATGTCTCCCCAAGAACTGGAAGCTGCTGTTGAACTAAATGGATGTTTTAGCATAGAGAGTATGGAGATCTTACCTCATGTCCCAACACTTGACTGTGTCTCTGACACTGCTCCACTCGTTGCATTGCATGTTAGAGCTGCTACAGAAGGACAGTTTAAGCAGCATTTTGGGGATGAAATCTTAGACGAGCTCTTCGACTTAATCACAATACTACAATAA
- the LOC101314851 gene encoding probable S-adenosylmethionine-dependent methyltransferase At5g37990-like: MVGMPNTATMFTNQREAADLSTRTLVAAIVENLDIDAQSPATSSFRIADLGCSTGPNTFFAINNIIEAVAQKYQLVKGHSAHLPEIQVYCSDLVSNDFNHLFANLPQDRRYFAAAVPGSFHGRLFPKASLDFVYSEYALQWLSKVPPETLDSNSPAFNKGRIMHEKSAIEVVQAFSDQYAKDMQCFFDARAQELAPGGLLLMLIPGRPGATLPAQHPSYPRFEPLESSLSDMVNEGLIGGEKFDSFNLPIYSPSVEEPRKIIENSECFDVLRLETQPERQIPLCPEGTRAGCEKILTEHFGSEIIEPLFDRYSKKVQGRSPINSRDGYLVGLFVLLKRRP, translated from the exons ATGGTGGGGATGCCAAATACAGCTACTATGTTTACTAATCAG AGAGAGGCAGCTGATCTATCAACTAGAACGCTGGTGGCAGCCATAGTCGAAAACCTTGACATTGATGCTCAGTCTCCTGCTACAAGCTCATTCCGGATTGCTGACTTAGGTTGTTCTACAGGGCCTAATACATTTTTCGCAATCAACAACATCATTGAAGCTGTAGCACAAAAATACCAGCTGGTTAAAGGCCACTCTGCTCATCTCCCAGAAATTCAAGTTTACTGTAGTGATCTTGTGTCAAATGATTTCAATCATCTCTTTGCCAATCTCCCTCAAGATAGGCGATACTTCGCGGCTGCAGTTCCGGGATCTTTTCATGGAAGGTTGTTTCCTAAAGCCTCCCTAGATTTTGTTTACTCTGAATATGCTCTCCAATGGCTTTCTAAGGTACCACCGGAGACACTTGACTCCAACTCACCTGCATTTAACAAGGGGAGGATTATGCATGAAAAGTCAGCTATTGAAGTTGTTCAGGCATTTTCGGATCAGTATGCCAAGGACATGCAGTGTTTCTTCGATGCTCGAGCACAAGAGCTTGCTCCTGGAGGGTTATTGTTGATGTTGATTCCAGGGCGTCCGGGGGCAACTCTTCCGGCACAACATCCCAGTTATCCGCGTTTTGAACCCTTGGAGTCCAGTCTATCCGATATGGTTAATGAG GGTTTAATAGGTGGAGAGAAATTTGACTCTTTCAACTTGCCTATCTACTCGCCATCCGTGGAAGAGCCAAGGAAGATAATAGAAAACAGTGAGTGCTTTGATGTGTTAAGGTTGGAGACTCAACCTGAGAGGCAAATCCCTCTTTGTCCTGAAGGAACTAGAGCGGGCTGTGAGAAAATTCTCACCGAACACTTCGGGAGTGAAATTATAGAACCACTTTTCGATCGATACTCGAAGAAAGTACAAGGTCGTTCTCCCATTAACTCTCGTGATGGTTATCTTGTCGGACTGTTCGTCCTTCTCAAACGCAGACCTTGA
- the LOC101297646 gene encoding probable S-adenosylmethionine-dependent methyltransferase At5g38100-like: protein MEGGDGPNSYAKNSVLQRGVVDAAKELLKKGIAETLDIDILSSSKSFKIADLGCSVGPNTFYAVKNIIEAVECKYQSHGENSQIPEFQVLFNDHPSNDFNTLFKSFPESRRYYAAGVPGSFYSRIFPSASIHLVHSSYAIHWLSRVPKEVSDRHSPAWNKGRIHYLNASDEVVRAYKAQYVKDMECFLHARAQEIVCGGLMVLTYPGRPDGSRSFQAWANLAFQVLGFCLMDLVTKGVVSEEKVDSFNMPIYSMTPLELEAAVKQNGSFSIEMMTNLPDPLVDDTLSVPQLLASQMRAGVEGMIKNHFGEEILDELFDLYWQKCEQDMLEFLAVLGHNFLVVLRRKAD from the exons ATGGAAGGTGGAGATGGCCCCAACAGCTATGCCAAGAACTCCGTTCTGCAG AGAGGAGTTGTTGATGCTGCTAAAGAACTTCTAAAAAAGGGAATTGCGGAAACACTTGACATAGATATATTATCATCTTCCAAATCCTTTAAAATTGCTGATCTGGGTTGCTCTGTTGGGCCTAATACATTTTATGCTGTTAAAAACATAATTGAAGCTGTGGAGTGCAAGTATCAAAGCCATGGAGAGAATTCACAAATCCCAGAATTTCAAGTCTTGTTTAATGATCACCCCTCAAATGACTTTAACACGCTGTTCAAATCCTTCCCTGAGAGCAGGCGATACTATGCAGCAGGGGTGCCTGGTTCTTTCTATAGTCGAATATTTCCTAGTGCTTCCATCCACTTAGTTCACTCTTCCTATGCCATTCATTGGCTTTCTAGAGTACCGAAAGAGGTGTCGGACAGACACAGTCCTGCTTGGAATAAAGGAAGGATTCATTACTTGAATGCCAGTGATGAAGTAGTAAGGGCTTATAAAGCTCAATATGTCAAGGACATGGAGTGTTTCCTGCATGCTAGAGCACAAGAGATTGTATGTGGAGGACTAATGGTGCTTACCTATCCAGGCCGCCCAGATGGCTCCCGAAGTTTTCAAGCCTGGGCAAATTTGGCCTTCCAAGTTTTAGGATTTTGCCTCATGGACTTGGTTACAAAG GGAGTTGTTAGCGAAGAGAAAGTAGATTCATTCAACATGCCTATATATTCCATGACCCCCCTAGAACTTGAAGCTGCTGTGAAACAGAATGGAAGCTTTAGCATAGAGATGATGACAAACTTACCAGATCCTCTGGTAGATGACACTCTTTCAGTACCGCAACTACTTGCCTCTCAAATGAGAGCTGGCGTGGAGGGAATGATCAAGAATCACTTTGGAGAGGAAATCTTAGATGAGCTCTTCGACTTGTACTGGCAAAAATGTGAGCAAGATATGCTTGAATTTCTTGCTGTGCTTGGACACAACTTTCTTGTTGTTCTTAGACGTAAGGCAGATTGA